In Novipirellula artificiosorum, the following proteins share a genomic window:
- a CDS encoding ThuA domain-containing protein produces the protein MFHRNLWPITLLSLLTIGLTFASNASAVDGKKQIVFVHGKASHGYGGHAYGPAFRMLAEILNQNVPAVNAQVIQDDQDLSALDTADAIVLGSDGGQLVKSLGDRLQPLMQQGVGLGCIHYTVDPSDPTAVQRLIDWIGGSYERHWSVNPHWEAEFKAFPNHPVSQGLKPFRCSDEWYYHMRFAKDMRGVTPILSAIPPEATRQRPDGPHSGNAHVRSRVGMEEVVGWVYERPSHGRGFGFTGMHSHWNWAQDSYRKSVLNSIVWIAGAKVPENGVPSETPSLEQLEAYLGQPRPASFDANSVGSLIEKMNP, from the coding sequence ATGTTCCATCGCAACTTGTGGCCCATCACCCTGCTGTCCTTGCTCACCATCGGCCTAACCTTCGCCTCCAACGCTTCAGCGGTCGACGGCAAAAAACAGATTGTCTTTGTGCATGGCAAAGCCAGCCACGGCTACGGTGGCCATGCGTACGGTCCCGCGTTCCGGATGCTAGCAGAAATCCTCAACCAGAACGTTCCTGCGGTGAACGCTCAAGTCATCCAGGACGACCAGGATCTCTCGGCACTGGACACTGCGGATGCGATTGTCTTAGGCAGTGATGGTGGCCAGCTCGTCAAGTCACTTGGTGATCGGCTACAACCGCTGATGCAACAAGGTGTTGGACTCGGGTGCATCCACTATACCGTCGATCCATCGGATCCCACCGCGGTCCAGCGACTCATCGATTGGATCGGTGGCTCGTATGAACGACATTGGTCCGTCAACCCCCATTGGGAAGCGGAGTTCAAGGCATTCCCCAATCATCCTGTTTCACAAGGTCTAAAGCCGTTCCGATGCAGTGACGAATGGTATTATCACATGCGATTTGCCAAAGACATGAGAGGCGTCACGCCCATTCTTTCCGCCATTCCGCCTGAGGCCACTCGGCAACGACCCGACGGTCCTCACAGCGGCAACGCGCACGTCCGTTCGCGAGTCGGGATGGAAGAGGTCGTTGGTTGGGTCTACGAGCGACCGAGCCACGGTCGAGGTTTTGGGTTCACCGGCATGCACTCGCACTGGAACTGGGCACAGGACAGTTATCGCAAATCGGTTCTCAATTCCATCGTCTGGATCGCCGGAGCGAAGGTTCCAGAGAATGGCGTCCCATCCGAGACGCCCAGCTTGGAACAGCTTGAAGCGTATTTGGGCCAGCCTCGACCCGCGAGCTTCGATGCGAACTCTGTTGGCTCGCTGATTGAAAAGATGAACCCGTAA
- a CDS encoding ABC transporter ATP-binding protein, which yields MTDRFVIQTDRLTRYFGRRAVVRELNFAVPRGSVVGLLGLNGAGKTTTIRMLLGFLSPTRGHCTVLGKDSAVLSPEDRSRIGHTVEGHFLYPWMRVRECERFGRETHPHWNGAFFEQAVRRFGIDTGAKVSWLSRGQRAGVSLASTLAGEPELLILDDPALGLDPVSRRALNETIIEFCDSGDRSVLLSSHLLDDIERVADRVAIMVDGRLLVDSKLDAFRNRMSGCLVRTDQDPTLSHPIPGMVHSRPVGDRWHLTFADADQETAAAVERIGALQVEPDEVTFEDAVLAYLSRSRMGHSFYSGAAS from the coding sequence GTGACTGATCGTTTTGTGATTCAAACGGATCGTTTGACGCGATATTTTGGCCGTCGAGCCGTCGTGCGAGAGCTGAATTTTGCTGTCCCGCGAGGCTCGGTTGTTGGACTCCTCGGGCTCAATGGTGCCGGCAAGACAACGACGATTCGGATGCTGCTTGGCTTTCTTTCTCCAACTCGCGGGCATTGTACGGTTTTGGGGAAAGACAGCGCCGTGCTGTCTCCCGAGGACCGATCCCGAATCGGGCATACCGTCGAGGGCCATTTTCTCTATCCGTGGATGCGAGTACGTGAATGCGAACGATTCGGACGTGAGACGCATCCGCATTGGAACGGCGCGTTCTTTGAACAAGCGGTGCGGCGATTCGGAATCGACACCGGTGCAAAGGTCAGTTGGCTCAGCCGTGGCCAGCGAGCTGGGGTGTCGCTGGCGTCGACACTGGCCGGTGAGCCGGAATTGTTGATCTTGGATGATCCGGCGCTGGGACTCGATCCGGTCAGCCGCCGGGCGCTCAACGAAACGATCATCGAGTTCTGTGATTCCGGTGACCGATCGGTTCTGTTGAGCAGCCATCTGCTGGACGACATCGAACGGGTGGCCGATCGCGTCGCGATCATGGTCGATGGCCGCCTGCTGGTCGATTCAAAACTGGATGCGTTCCGCAACCGCATGTCGGGCTGTCTGGTCCGCACCGACCAAGACCCGACCCTTTCGCATCCGATCCCCGGCATGGTCCATAGCCGCCCGGTTGGCGACCGTTGGCACCTGACATTCGCCGATGCGGATCAAGAAACCGCTGCAGCAGTGGAACGCATCGGAGCGTTGCAGGTCGAGCCCGACGAAGTGACGTTTGAGGATGCCGTCTTAGCCTACTTGTCACGTTCACGCATGGGTCATTCCTTCTACAGTGGAGCCGCATCATGA
- a CDS encoding FG-GAP repeat domain-containing protein, whose protein sequence is MKRTFPALLWLLTAIPHGLCRAEERAFVSSDRLTLGTEMSRSASLRAADVDGDADIDLIVANGRHWPQQNFVFVNQGRSRFNVMRPLGVDRSTSYACEPADFDGDGHVDWVVSNVDAANLVFLGDGNGGVLTQKSFGRADGKTYCVDVADFNRDGLPDIVVGNVGQPNAVYFNGDLETAFDESLFGAADSATYGLCTSDFNGDGFPDIAVANSDGFNRVFLNQAKDNP, encoded by the coding sequence ATGAAAAGAACGTTTCCCGCCCTGCTGTGGCTGCTCACGGCGATACCCCATGGGTTGTGCAGGGCAGAAGAAAGAGCCTTCGTCTCGAGTGATCGCCTGACTCTGGGGACCGAGATGAGCCGTTCGGCCTCACTGCGAGCGGCGGATGTTGACGGTGATGCCGACATTGATTTGATCGTTGCCAATGGTCGTCATTGGCCTCAACAAAACTTTGTGTTCGTCAATCAAGGTCGCAGTCGATTCAATGTCATGCGGCCTTTGGGTGTTGATCGATCGACCAGCTACGCTTGCGAACCAGCCGACTTTGACGGGGACGGCCACGTCGACTGGGTCGTCAGTAACGTTGACGCTGCGAATTTGGTCTTTTTGGGTGATGGCAACGGTGGCGTGCTTACCCAGAAATCATTCGGGCGGGCTGACGGGAAAACTTATTGCGTGGATGTGGCTGATTTCAATAGAGATGGTCTTCCTGACATCGTTGTCGGTAATGTGGGGCAACCGAACGCGGTCTATTTTAATGGCGACTTGGAGACCGCGTTCGATGAATCACTCTTCGGTGCTGCAGATTCGGCGACTTACGGATTATGCACCAGCGATTTCAACGGGGACGGATTCCCCGATATTGCAGTCGCGAACTCCGATGGTTTCAATCGGGTGTTCCTCAATCAAGCGAAAGACAATCCATGA
- a CDS encoding GntR family transcriptional regulator, whose protein sequence is MQIRVIPGSSAAIYRQIADQIRRAVVAGELSVGDAVPSVRQLAKQLVVNPNTVAKAYAELIRDGVLESQAGRGAFVAKRRSVFTKTERLRRLDEALDTAISEAITLDFCSDEIVERLRNKLEQFDAQKS, encoded by the coding sequence ATGCAAATACGAGTGATTCCTGGCAGCAGTGCGGCAATTTATCGCCAGATCGCTGACCAGATTCGCCGCGCCGTCGTCGCCGGCGAACTTTCGGTCGGCGATGCCGTGCCGAGCGTGCGGCAGTTGGCAAAACAATTGGTCGTCAATCCGAATACGGTCGCCAAGGCGTATGCCGAACTGATTCGCGATGGCGTGCTGGAATCGCAAGCCGGCCGCGGCGCATTTGTTGCAAAACGACGGTCGGTATTCACCAAGACCGAACGACTCCGGCGTCTTGACGAGGCTCTGGACACCGCCATCAGTGAAGCAATCACGCTTGACTTTTGCAGCGACGAAATCGTCGAACGTCTGCGAAACAAACTGGAGCAATTCGATGCCCAGAAATCTTGA
- a CDS encoding sulfatase-like hydrolase/transferase, with protein MIKLITSSTAFLLATSLFASAFGGENSDWPGFRGPGGRGIATDQVTAKSWDATNPNDKAILWKTDVPGLGHASPTIIGDKIFLATAVAASGKAPLNVGRNGNIDAADDNGEQTWWVLCYDKATGEEKWRKTARKGDPKATRHAKATHANTTIAADANHVVAFFGSEGLYCYDHEGNLLWQRDLGVINDNPTPTPFVHQDRIYITNAHGGPSPIYAIATHARGNLSESDSAAEQGVVWKVDRGGSYMSTPVAWGDYLYLGNTNGIVRCFHAETGEKVYEERLGSGASITASLVASDDKIYCPSEDGMMYVLQAGPDFKILAENEMGSPCFATPAISDGVLYARTTQTLMAIQSEPESGTKTASPSRPNLLFIAVDDLRPSMGCYGDPRAITPNMDGLAANGVLFNRAYCQVAVCNPSRASLMTGLRPDNLGVWTLPIHFREAMPDAVTMPQWFRKFGYTAVSHGKVYHNPTPDPQSWSEPIRDLRSLPDPYPEGTREAVQAAMKELAPSDWRKNNLRNPSTAAPDLADNELLDGARTDMAIEDLRRLGKQSEPFFLAMGYIRPHLAWVAPKKYWDMHDPSKLPVLEDQHVIPNTPAYAPSNNSELSHYVDLINMPKPWDDEELTLEKRRQLVHGYYACASYVDAQIGRLLNALDEEGLAKTSSIA; from the coding sequence ATGATCAAACTTATCACTTCGTCCACGGCTTTTCTCTTGGCTACGTCTCTGTTCGCGTCCGCCTTTGGGGGCGAGAACAGCGATTGGCCAGGTTTTCGAGGCCCGGGCGGGCGAGGTATCGCCACCGATCAAGTGACCGCGAAATCGTGGGATGCGACGAACCCGAACGACAAAGCGATCCTCTGGAAAACCGATGTTCCCGGACTGGGGCACGCCAGCCCCACGATTATCGGCGACAAGATTTTCCTTGCCACCGCGGTGGCAGCCAGCGGCAAGGCACCGCTGAACGTCGGTCGCAATGGCAACATCGACGCGGCCGACGACAACGGTGAGCAAACGTGGTGGGTTCTCTGTTACGATAAAGCGACGGGTGAGGAAAAATGGCGCAAGACTGCACGGAAAGGTGATCCCAAAGCGACTCGCCATGCCAAGGCGACTCATGCCAATACGACGATCGCGGCGGATGCCAATCACGTTGTCGCCTTCTTTGGTTCCGAAGGCCTGTATTGCTATGACCACGAAGGTAACCTGCTCTGGCAACGTGACCTTGGTGTCATCAACGACAATCCCACCCCAACTCCCTTCGTCCATCAAGATCGAATCTACATCACCAATGCTCATGGTGGGCCGTCACCCATCTATGCCATTGCCACCCATGCACGTGGCAACTTGAGTGAGTCCGATTCAGCCGCCGAGCAAGGCGTGGTTTGGAAAGTGGACCGGGGTGGCAGCTACATGTCGACCCCTGTGGCATGGGGCGACTACCTGTATCTCGGCAACACAAACGGCATTGTACGTTGCTTTCACGCCGAGACCGGCGAGAAGGTCTACGAGGAACGTCTCGGCAGCGGTGCTTCCATCACCGCATCGTTGGTTGCCTCTGACGACAAAATTTACTGTCCGTCCGAAGACGGCATGATGTATGTCTTGCAGGCAGGTCCCGACTTCAAGATCCTAGCCGAGAACGAAATGGGGTCCCCCTGTTTCGCCACGCCCGCGATTTCCGACGGAGTGCTCTACGCCCGAACGACCCAAACGCTGATGGCGATTCAGTCTGAACCCGAATCAGGAACCAAGACTGCGTCACCATCACGACCCAACCTATTGTTCATCGCTGTGGATGACTTGCGGCCATCGATGGGATGCTATGGTGACCCCCGCGCGATCACGCCGAACATGGATGGATTAGCGGCCAATGGGGTGCTGTTCAATCGTGCCTACTGTCAGGTTGCGGTCTGCAACCCGTCGAGGGCCAGTTTGATGACCGGTTTGCGTCCAGACAACTTGGGCGTCTGGACGTTGCCCATTCACTTTCGCGAGGCCATGCCCGACGCGGTAACGATGCCTCAATGGTTTCGTAAATTCGGTTACACGGCCGTCAGCCACGGCAAGGTCTATCACAATCCCACACCCGATCCGCAGTCTTGGAGCGAGCCGATTCGTGATCTGCGGTCACTTCCCGATCCGTATCCCGAAGGCACCCGCGAGGCAGTGCAAGCAGCGATGAAGGAATTGGCTCCCAGCGATTGGCGAAAGAACAACCTGCGAAACCCTAGCACAGCCGCACCCGATTTGGCGGACAACGAACTGCTCGACGGTGCTCGAACCGACATGGCGATCGAAGACTTGCGTCGATTGGGCAAGCAATCCGAACCGTTCTTCCTTGCGATGGGTTACATCCGACCGCACCTCGCTTGGGTCGCTCCCAAGAAGTATTGGGACATGCACGATCCATCCAAGTTGCCAGTGCTGGAGGATCAGCATGTGATCCCCAACACGCCTGCCTACGCACCGAGCAACAACAGTGAATTGTCACATTACGTTGACCTGATCAATATGCCCAAACCGTGGGACGATGAGGAGCTTACACTCGAAAAGCGACGTCAACTAGTTCATGGCTACTACGCCTGCGCCAGCTATGTGGACGCTCAAATCGGTCGGCTGCTCAATGCTCTGGACGAGGAAGGTCTTGCCAAGACCTCATCGATCGCTTGA
- the cydB gene encoding cytochrome d ubiquinol oxidase subunit II: MICVTNLLLLGQSMIPDFSRETLAFVWFVLLAVLLIGYAILDGFDLGVGILHPFVAQNDHERRLVMNSIGPLWDGNEVWLVTFGGALFAAFPEAYATVFSGFYLALMLLLCALILRAVSLEFRGKVHSPRWRKAWDLMFFAGSTLATFLFGVAVGNMMLGVPLDGNHEFVGRFTELLNPYSLAVGIMAVLAFALHGSIYLYLKTEGEFQQRLRPVMWRMFFLFAAFYAVITTWTAIAAPRSLTTLNEMPILWVVPILNLLAVLNIPRAIHKGIEGHAFFSSSCMIAALVFLFITALFPFLVPASNDPSHSLTILNAASSQKTLKIMLLIALLGLPCVLTYSGVIYWTFRGKVKLDETSY, encoded by the coding sequence ATGATCTGTGTCACCAACCTGTTGCTACTTGGTCAGAGCATGATCCCAGATTTCAGCCGAGAAACATTGGCCTTCGTCTGGTTTGTTCTGCTCGCAGTCCTGTTGATCGGCTATGCGATTCTCGATGGCTTTGATCTTGGCGTTGGAATCCTGCATCCGTTCGTGGCGCAGAACGATCACGAGCGTCGCCTGGTGATGAACAGTATTGGCCCGCTTTGGGATGGAAACGAAGTTTGGCTGGTAACTTTCGGAGGCGCCCTATTCGCTGCCTTTCCGGAAGCTTACGCGACGGTCTTCAGCGGATTCTATTTGGCTTTGATGTTGCTGCTGTGTGCGTTGATCTTGCGCGCGGTCAGCCTCGAGTTTCGCGGCAAGGTCCATTCTCCTCGCTGGCGAAAAGCCTGGGATCTGATGTTCTTCGCCGGATCGACATTGGCGACATTTTTGTTCGGCGTTGCGGTCGGCAACATGATGCTCGGCGTGCCTCTGGACGGGAATCATGAATTCGTGGGCCGATTCACGGAACTATTGAATCCCTATTCGCTTGCGGTCGGCATCATGGCGGTGCTGGCTTTCGCGCTGCATGGATCGATCTATTTGTATTTGAAGACGGAAGGCGAGTTTCAGCAAAGATTGCGCCCCGTGATGTGGAGGATGTTCTTCCTCTTTGCCGCTTTCTATGCTGTGATCACGACTTGGACGGCGATCGCAGCGCCCCGATCTCTCACGACGTTGAACGAGATGCCGATCTTGTGGGTCGTGCCAATCCTCAACCTGTTGGCGGTGCTGAACATTCCGCGAGCCATCCATAAAGGTATCGAGGGTCACGCATTCTTCAGCAGCAGTTGCATGATCGCAGCGCTCGTTTTTCTCTTCATCACCGCGCTGTTTCCGTTTCTCGTCCCCGCGAGCAACGATCCATCCCATAGCCTGACAATCTTAAATGCTGCCAGTAGCCAGAAGACGCTCAAGATCATGTTGTTGATCGCACTGCTCGGTTTGCCCTGCGTATTAACGTACAGCGGCGTGATCTACTGGACCTTTCGAGGCAAGGTCAAACTGGATGAAACGAGCTACTGA
- a CDS encoding cytochrome ubiquinol oxidase subunit I: MEFDLVFLSRLQFALTIMFHYLFPPLTIGLGVVLVYLGAMSLRTGDAAYRQAQKFWTRVFGLNFAIGVASGIVMEFQFGTNWATYSRFVGDVFGSALAAEGIFAFFLESGFLAVLIFGWNRVGPKMHFFSTCMVAMGSIFSSVWIVVANSWQQTPSGSAIVPMTRQVLGDNGQPLLDANGEVLTQPWVIDGVPVMRAEITDFWEMVFNPSTVHRLTHVLLGCLVMGAFFVLSISAWYILKNKHVDFAKRSFTGALVLAAISSIAIALSGHRQAQNVYEYQPAKLAAFEGHFDSEGAADLTLFGIPDAEEEAVQMRIAIPGALSFMVHDDLSFSEPVIGLDKIRPEDRPPLWIPFLSWRLMVGAGTFFIALTLLSCALLWRGTLFEHRWLMWIYVGNVLLAVMANQVGWVAAEVGRQPWIVHPSIVRNDAGEPVLDAQGFIQYERVTATLPDGSNDQRFAGLRTDDGVSKAVEAEQVAASIVMFLFIYLLLGAVWLFVLNKKIQTGPDPPDSGFGTSSATSLLQLGARRTAEQRMAEAGTEPQVIANNEVSP; this comes from the coding sequence ATGGAATTTGATCTCGTATTTCTGTCGCGTTTGCAGTTCGCGCTGACGATCATGTTCCACTACCTCTTTCCACCGCTGACCATCGGCTTGGGAGTCGTGTTGGTCTACCTTGGCGCAATGTCGTTGCGAACCGGAGACGCAGCGTACAGGCAGGCTCAGAAATTCTGGACACGAGTCTTCGGATTGAACTTTGCGATCGGTGTCGCTTCGGGGATCGTGATGGAATTCCAGTTCGGAACCAACTGGGCGACCTATTCACGCTTCGTCGGTGATGTTTTCGGGTCTGCGCTGGCGGCGGAAGGAATTTTTGCATTCTTTTTAGAGTCAGGATTTCTTGCTGTCCTGATCTTTGGCTGGAACCGAGTCGGTCCCAAGATGCATTTCTTCTCGACCTGCATGGTCGCGATGGGAAGCATTTTCTCCAGCGTTTGGATCGTCGTTGCGAATTCCTGGCAACAAACTCCGTCTGGGAGCGCGATCGTCCCCATGACTCGGCAGGTTCTTGGTGACAATGGCCAACCGCTACTTGACGCCAATGGCGAGGTGTTGACGCAGCCCTGGGTGATCGACGGAGTGCCAGTGATGCGAGCTGAGATTACGGACTTTTGGGAAATGGTTTTCAATCCGTCGACGGTTCATCGCCTGACACATGTGCTACTGGGCTGTTTGGTCATGGGCGCGTTCTTCGTGCTCAGCATCAGTGCCTGGTACATCTTGAAAAACAAGCATGTTGATTTCGCCAAACGCAGTTTTACGGGTGCACTTGTGCTCGCGGCCATCAGCAGCATTGCGATTGCGTTGAGTGGTCATCGACAGGCGCAGAACGTCTACGAATATCAACCAGCGAAACTCGCTGCTTTTGAAGGACATTTTGACAGCGAGGGGGCTGCCGACTTGACGCTTTTTGGAATTCCTGATGCCGAAGAGGAAGCGGTTCAGATGAGAATTGCCATTCCCGGAGCCCTCAGTTTCATGGTCCATGACGACCTGAGTTTCAGCGAACCGGTGATCGGGTTGGACAAGATTCGTCCCGAAGATCGCCCGCCGCTTTGGATTCCATTCCTTTCTTGGCGGTTGATGGTTGGGGCCGGTACGTTCTTTATCGCATTGACCCTGCTTAGCTGTGCCTTACTTTGGCGGGGAACACTGTTCGAGCACCGCTGGTTGATGTGGATCTATGTGGGAAATGTACTGCTCGCCGTGATGGCGAACCAAGTTGGCTGGGTCGCCGCCGAAGTTGGACGGCAACCTTGGATCGTTCATCCTTCCATTGTCCGAAACGACGCAGGCGAGCCGGTCCTCGATGCGCAGGGTTTCATTCAATACGAACGCGTCACAGCGACGCTGCCGGACGGTTCGAACGATCAACGATTTGCCGGCTTGCGGACCGATGACGGTGTCAGCAAAGCGGTCGAAGCCGAACAAGTTGCAGCATCCATCGTCATGTTTCTCTTTATCTATCTGTTGCTCGGCGCGGTTTGGTTGTTCGTGCTGAACAAGAAGATTCAAACGGGCCCAGACCCACCCGATAGCGGATTCGGTACAAGCAGCGCTACCAGTCTGCTCCAACTCGGCGCTCGCCGAACGGCCGAACAACGAATGGCAGAAGCGGGTACGGAACCGCAAGTAATCGCGAACAACGAGGTGTCACCCTGA